The Alteriqipengyuania halimionae genome contains a region encoding:
- a CDS encoding lipid II-degrading bacteriocin, protein MQKIAANPDSKLGKAIKAAQETGKAQPFTANDIRNGVTFGETSFSTQGGVGRIPLDVAGTVAISENGRWELSGTVTARGADIQDYPNDPSRGIVGNSINNALGAAQRVFGGKDYRIDFYGSQTIRAWEVP, encoded by the coding sequence TTGCAAAAGATCGCAGCCAATCCTGATAGCAAGCTCGGAAAGGCGATCAAGGCAGCTCAGGAGACTGGTAAAGCCCAGCCATTTACTGCAAATGATATCAGAAATGGGGTTACCTTCGGTGAAACTTCCTTCAGCACACAAGGAGGTGTCGGCCGGATACCGCTGGATGTGGCGGGAACGGTCGCCATCAGTGAGAATGGCCGCTGGGAGCTTTCAGGAACCGTTACCGCACGAGGCGCGGACATCCAAGATTATCCGAATGATCCATCCAGAGGTATAGTGGGTAACTCAATTAACAATGCACTTGGTGCAGCCCAAAGGGTTTTTGGTGGCAAGGATTACAGAATCGATTTTTATGGTTCGCAGACAATCAGAGCATGGGAAGTGCCATGA
- a CDS encoding IS6 family transposase → MPRPRKPASPFRYFNSSPEIIRLVVMMYVRFPLSLRNVEDLLAERGIDICHETVRHWWNRFGPLFAADVRRQRVNRMRGFRQWMWHLDEVYVKINGEMHYLWRAVDQEGEILESYVTKTRDKKAPLRFMKKALKRHGSPAEITTDGLRSYKAAMSELGNAEKQEMGRWLNNRVENSHLPFRRRERAMLRFRKMKSLQKFASVHSNVHNHFNSERHLIDRRTYKTRRSTALAEWLNLLA, encoded by the coding sequence ATGCCCAGACCTCGCAAGCCGGCCAGTCCGTTCCGCTATTTCAACTCCTCGCCTGAGATCATCCGCCTGGTCGTGATGATGTATGTCCGCTTTCCGCTGAGCCTGCGGAATGTCGAGGATCTGCTCGCCGAGCGCGGGATCGATATCTGCCATGAGACGGTGCGGCATTGGTGGAACCGGTTCGGTCCGCTGTTTGCGGCTGATGTACGGCGTCAGCGGGTGAACCGGATGAGGGGCTTTCGGCAGTGGATGTGGCACCTCGACGAGGTCTATGTGAAGATCAACGGTGAGATGCATTACCTGTGGCGCGCGGTCGACCAGGAGGGCGAGATCCTCGAGAGCTACGTTACCAAAACGCGCGACAAGAAGGCCCCGCTTCGGTTTATGAAGAAGGCGCTAAAGCGCCACGGCTCGCCCGCTGAGATAACGACCGACGGCCTACGCTCGTATAAGGCTGCAATGAGCGAGCTCGGCAATGCCGAGAAGCAGGAGATGGGGCGGTGGCTCAATAACAGAGTGGAGAACAGCCACCTGCCGTTTCGGCGAAGAGAGCGGGCGATGCTCAGGTTCCGAAAAATGAAGTCGTTACAAAAGTTCGCTTCGGTCCATTCCAACGTCCACAATCACTTCAACTCAGAACGCCATTTGATCGACCGACGGACCTACAAGACCCGCCGCTCGACCGCACTGGCTGAGTGGCTAAACCTGCTGGCCTGA